A stretch of DNA from Anaerobacillus isosaccharinicus:
GCTTTTCCGTTCTGCTGAAGATGTTAATCCAAACGAAGAGTTACAAAAGCTAGAAGACTATGTAATGGAACATGCAAATAATCTTGGCATTGGAACAATGGGCTTTGGTGGTGAAGCGACATTACTCGGTTGTAAAATAGGTACGCTTAATCGCTTACCAGCAAGTTTCTTCGTATCAGTTGCTTACAATTGCTGGGCGTTTCGCCGTTTAGGTGTTACATTAGACGGCAACACGGGTGAAATTAAAGAATGGCTTTATAAAGACGGTGAAGAAATTAAATTCGCTGACGATGAAGTTGCAGCTGCGACAGAAGTCAAGTCAACGAGTCGTGAGGTTGTTCTACAAGCACCAATTACTGAAGAACAAATTCGTGAGCTAAAAGTTGGCGACGTTGTTATTATTAATGGCGACCTTCATACAGGACGCGATGCAATCCATCATCACTTAATGGATCATGACGCACCAATCGACTTGAATGGTCAGGTCATCTATCACTGTGGACCTGTTATGTTAAAAGATGAGGCTGGCGAGTGGCATGTTAAAGCGGCAGGACCGACAACAAGTATTCGTGAGGAGCCTTACCAAGGTGATGTAATGAAAAAGTTTGGAATCCGCGCTGTCATTGGTAAAGGTGGAATGGGTCCTAAGACATTGAAAGCATTAGAAGAGCATGGTGGTGTATATCTAAATGCGATCGGTGGAGCAGCTCAATATTACGCAGACTGTATTAAAAAAGTAGAAGGCGTAGACCTTTTAGAATTTGGAATTCCAGAAGCAATGTGGCATTTAAAAGTTGAAGGCTTTGCAGCTATTGTAACAATGGATTCCCACGGGAACAGCTTACACGCTGACGTTGACAAATCTTCATTTGAAAAGCTATCAGAGTTAAAAGATAAAGTATTTTAAAGATTGATAGAAGAACCTAAAACGAGGGAAGTTGCTCGTTTTAGGTTTTTTTTGTTTTTTAGAGTGCTTGCAGTTACTTAAAAATTGTAAAAAAGGGTGAGGAAGAGAAGATGAGTGCTTGAGATCGCCTAATAAATGTAAAAAGCGGGCAAGAAGAAGAGAAAAAGCGCCTGATATCACCTAGAAACTGTAAAAAACGGGCGAGAAGAAGAGAAAAAGTGCCTGTGTTCTCCTAGGAATTGTAAAAAGCGGGCGAGAAGAAGAGAAAAGGCGCCTGAAATCTCCTAGAAACTGTAAAAAGTGGGCAAGAAGAAGAGAAAAAGCGCCTGAGATCACCTAGAAATTGTAAAAAACGGGCAAGAAGAAGAAGAAAAGTGCCCGAAATCGCCTAGAAACTGTAAAAATCGGGCAAGAAGAAGAGAAAAGGCGCCTTCGATCTCCTAGAAACTGTAAAAAGCAGGCAAGAAGAAGAGGAAAAGCGCCTGAGATCACCTAGAAATTGTAAAAAGCGGGCAAGAAGAAGAGAAATGGTGCCCGTGATCACCTAAAAATTGTAAAATGAAGGATGGAACAAAGTTCTACGGTCTAAAATATCCTAAAAACTGTAGAATATTAGTTCGTAGAAGCACTCTACGGAACAAATCCCCCTAAAAACTGT
This window harbors:
- a CDS encoding fumarate hydratase → MEKFKESMYKLIVETSTNLPNDVRRAILRAKQIENAGTTAALSLGTITKNISMADTNVSPICQDTGMPTFEIKVPVGANQIEMKKAIKEAIAEATKNGKLRPNSVDSLTGENSGNNLGGGTPIIHFEQWEKDEIDARLILKGGGCENKNIQYSLPAEIEGLGRAGRDLDGIRKCILHSVYQAQGQGCSAGFIGVGIGGDRITSYSLAKEQLFRSAEDVNPNEELQKLEDYVMEHANNLGIGTMGFGGEATLLGCKIGTLNRLPASFFVSVAYNCWAFRRLGVTLDGNTGEIKEWLYKDGEEIKFADDEVAAATEVKSTSREVVLQAPITEEQIRELKVGDVVIINGDLHTGRDAIHHHLMDHDAPIDLNGQVIYHCGPVMLKDEAGEWHVKAAGPTTSIREEPYQGDVMKKFGIRAVIGKGGMGPKTLKALEEHGGVYLNAIGGAAQYYADCIKKVEGVDLLEFGIPEAMWHLKVEGFAAIVTMDSHGNSLHADVDKSSFEKLSELKDKVF